From the Pedobacter cryoconitis genome, one window contains:
- a CDS encoding GNAT family N-acetyltransferase — MIRNCIDTEVTRILEIINKAAVAYQDAIPSDCFHLPYMNLDELLKEINSGVVFWAWEEAGIIVGVMGIQQSKDAMLIRHAYVDPAYQGKGIGSNLLSFLLKQSVGTILVGTWSAAHWAIRLYQRHGFNLVSEVEKNQLLDTYWTISPRQQEVSVVLCQKKMI, encoded by the coding sequence ATGATTAGAAATTGTATAGATACAGAAGTTACGCGTATCCTTGAAATAATAAATAAAGCCGCGGTGGCTTATCAGGATGCTATTCCTTCGGATTGTTTCCATTTGCCTTACATGAATTTAGATGAGCTGTTGAAAGAAATCAATTCTGGTGTAGTTTTCTGGGCATGGGAAGAAGCTGGCATAATAGTAGGGGTTATGGGAATACAGCAATCAAAGGATGCAATGCTTATCCGGCATGCTTATGTTGACCCTGCCTACCAGGGAAAGGGTATAGGGAGTAATTTATTAAGCTTCCTGCTCAAGCAATCTGTTGGAACTATACTAGTTGGAACATGGTCTGCTGCGCACTGGGCTATAAGGTTATACCAGCGTCATGGTTTTAATTTGGTTTCGGAGGTTGAAAAGAATCAGTTGCTTGATACTTATTGGACTATTTCTCCAAGACAGCAAGAAGTTTCTGTTGTCCTGTGCCAAAAGAAGATGATTTAA
- a CDS encoding cation diffusion facilitator family transporter produces the protein MKSENSSQLTNHQTAVRATYFSIVSNAVLAILKGVAGVFGNSYALIADAIESTADIFSSLLVLFGLKYASRPADENHPYGHGRAEPLVTFLVVGFLITSATIIAYESIQNIGTPHALPKPWTLILLAALIVWKEISFRKVMKKAIETNSSSLKADAWHHRSDAITSVAAFIGISIALILGKGYESADDIAALFAAAFILYNSYKIFRPALGEIMDEHLYDDLVVNIRQVSLTVNGVIDTEKCYVRKAGMQYHIDLHAIVDGNISVREGHDISHRLQDTLRAKLPELANVLIHIEPN, from the coding sequence GTGAAAAGCGAAAACAGCAGTCAATTGACGAATCATCAAACAGCAGTCCGGGCAACCTATTTCAGTATTGTAAGTAATGCTGTCCTTGCAATACTGAAAGGAGTAGCAGGTGTTTTCGGAAATTCCTATGCCTTGATAGCCGATGCTATAGAATCAACTGCTGATATCTTTTCGTCGCTGCTTGTCCTTTTTGGGCTCAAATATGCCAGCAGACCAGCAGATGAAAATCATCCTTACGGTCATGGAAGAGCGGAACCATTAGTGACCTTCCTGGTTGTCGGTTTTTTGATTACCTCTGCTACAATTATCGCTTATGAAAGCATTCAGAATATAGGGACACCGCATGCTTTACCAAAACCATGGACGTTAATTCTATTGGCTGCACTCATTGTATGGAAAGAAATCTCTTTCCGAAAGGTGATGAAAAAAGCGATAGAGACGAATAGTTCCTCGTTAAAAGCAGATGCCTGGCACCACCGTAGTGATGCAATTACTTCAGTTGCGGCATTTATAGGGATCTCAATTGCATTAATACTAGGTAAAGGGTATGAATCAGCAGATGATATTGCAGCCCTTTTCGCCGCCGCTTTTATCCTTTATAACAGCTACAAAATTTTCAGGCCTGCCTTAGGCGAAATTATGGATGAGCATTTGTATGATGACCTCGTAGTCAACATCAGACAAGTTTCCTTAACTGTTAATGGCGTTATTGATACTGAAAAATGTTACGTGCGTAAAGCAGGCATGCAGTATCATATTGACCTGCATGCCATTGTAGATGGAAATATTTCAGTAAGAGAAGGACATGATATCTCACATCGCCTGCAAGATACACTTCGCGCTAAACTTCCTGAATTGGCGAATGTCCTGATCCATATTGAGCCTAACTAA
- a CDS encoding ATP-binding protein gives MPVNANNFPMEYLYEVLSLSPNATGIYTGEDVIILAANHAMLRIWSKKKDVIGKPMGEAIPELSGQPFLDILKNVYLSGVDYQAEDMPAQLVIDGVLQTRYFDFLYKAVKNTEGKTECILHTATDVTSRYLSMEKVDLLDNNLKLTNKELIAANDQLNAINEELIQAQRESELERQRLSDFVMQAPAGICVLRGEQLVYELVNPAYQKLLPTRELIGRPLFEALPELVGQPVEDILLNVYHTGISCALHELAVPIASLEGLEVEERYFTFNYLPLKDTVSETKGILVFAYEVTDQVIARKKVEESERHFRHLSDLVPAKISNAQANGEITFFNQQWLDFSGMDFEELRDFGYHSMMHPEEIPDFIAGLKKSAETGIPLEMEMRFRNIHGKYIWHLNIASPILDEQGNIKMWVGSTTDIQKLKEEEQRKGDFVSMLSHELKTPVTSIKGYVQLLLKLADKEELLSPGKLKSSLVRIDKLVVQLTNLIYDMLDLTRIEADQVKIKLEPLNLEELVAEVTEDLRFINPKHQINVDYGFKGVVNADKNKISQVLINFISNAIKYAPKSDVVDISVFKTEDGMAAVSVRDYGIGIDEKEHQKVFERFYRVEEQSSKVFSGFGIGLFLAQSIISRHHGKIFIDSQIGKGSVFTFTLPVR, from the coding sequence ATGCCTGTTAATGCGAATAACTTTCCAATGGAGTACTTGTATGAAGTACTCTCACTATCTCCCAATGCGACCGGCATTTACACTGGTGAGGACGTAATTATTCTGGCTGCCAATCATGCAATGCTTAGGATATGGTCTAAAAAAAAGGATGTGATAGGTAAGCCTATGGGGGAAGCAATTCCAGAACTTAGCGGACAACCTTTTCTGGATATTCTTAAAAATGTTTATCTCAGTGGTGTGGATTACCAGGCCGAAGATATGCCTGCACAGTTAGTGATAGATGGTGTGTTGCAAACCAGGTATTTTGATTTTTTGTATAAAGCTGTTAAAAATACAGAGGGAAAGACGGAGTGTATTCTGCATACGGCCACAGATGTGACTTCTCGTTATTTATCTATGGAAAAGGTTGATTTGCTGGATAACAATCTTAAGTTAACTAATAAAGAGTTAATTGCTGCGAATGACCAGTTGAATGCTATTAACGAAGAATTGATCCAGGCGCAGCGGGAATCAGAACTGGAGCGTCAGCGGCTTTCAGATTTTGTAATGCAGGCTCCTGCGGGAATTTGTGTATTAAGGGGGGAGCAGCTGGTTTATGAACTAGTCAATCCTGCTTATCAGAAGTTATTGCCAACAAGGGAGCTGATAGGCAGACCTCTTTTTGAGGCATTGCCTGAACTTGTTGGACAACCTGTTGAGGATATTTTGCTCAATGTGTACCATACAGGAATAAGTTGTGCGTTACATGAGCTGGCTGTACCGATTGCAAGTTTAGAGGGGCTTGAGGTGGAAGAACGATATTTTACTTTCAATTATTTACCACTAAAAGATACTGTAAGTGAAACAAAAGGAATACTTGTATTCGCTTATGAGGTTACTGATCAGGTGATTGCACGTAAAAAGGTTGAAGAGAGTGAAAGGCATTTCCGTCATCTTTCTGACTTGGTTCCGGCTAAGATCAGCAATGCTCAGGCCAATGGGGAAATTACTTTTTTTAATCAGCAGTGGCTTGACTTTTCAGGAATGGACTTTGAAGAGCTCAGGGATTTTGGTTATCACAGCATGATGCATCCTGAAGAAATTCCTGATTTTATAGCGGGTTTGAAGAAATCGGCAGAGACTGGTATTCCCCTGGAAATGGAAATGAGATTCAGGAATATTCATGGAAAGTATATCTGGCATTTAAATATTGCTTCTCCAATATTAGATGAGCAGGGAAATATCAAAATGTGGGTAGGTTCGACTACGGACATTCAAAAATTGAAAGAGGAAGAGCAGCGTAAGGGGGATTTTGTGAGCATGCTGAGCCATGAACTGAAAACCCCGGTAACCTCTATTAAAGGCTATGTTCAGTTGTTGTTGAAATTAGCTGATAAAGAGGAACTGTTAAGCCCTGGAAAACTGAAATCTTCACTTGTCCGTATTGATAAATTGGTGGTACAATTGACTAACCTTATTTACGATATGCTGGACCTGACCAGAATAGAGGCTGACCAGGTAAAGATTAAACTGGAGCCGCTAAACCTGGAAGAATTGGTAGCTGAGGTTACTGAAGACCTCCGGTTTATTAATCCGAAGCACCAGATCAATGTTGATTATGGTTTCAAAGGGGTAGTCAACGCTGATAAAAATAAGATTTCACAGGTTCTGATCAACTTTATCAGTAACGCAATTAAGTATGCTCCAAAGAGTGATGTGGTAGATATTAGTGTGTTTAAAACTGAAGACGGAATGGCTGCGGTAAGTGTACGGGACTATGGAATTGGCATAGATGAAAAGGAGCATCAGAAGGTGTTTGAGCGTTTTTACAGGGTGGAGGAGCAGTCAAGTAAAGTTTTCTCAGGTTTTGGTATTGGACTTTTCTTAGCACAGTCTATTATTAGCAGACATCATGGGAAGATTTTTATTGACAGTCAGATTGGTAAGGGTTCTGTATTTACTTTTACGCTTCCTGTACGATAA
- a CDS encoding metallophosphoesterase family protein, with translation MKRRSVLKSLTGLGGLLLAPSINFANNLNTKTKVMRIAHLTDIHLKDHFDAPKKFVKCLHHVQQQHPKPDLILNGGDIVYDMNKEQLSTINGQWKLVKEIMAQECNIPVQYCLGNHDIWWNEDNKGQAIYGKQYSMDQLKLSSPYHSFIKNGWKFIILDSVHLDIDGTWYIGKLGEVQFTWLENELKNTPADVPVLVMSHIPILTATLMVEDNIVNKWEMLGGDMHTDTAKIINLFYQHPNVKLCLSGHIHLRDKVVYNGVTYICNGAVSGAWWEGNKRETAPGYGLIDLYSDGSFDEHYINY, from the coding sequence ATGAAAAGAAGATCTGTTCTTAAAAGCCTTACCGGTCTGGGTGGCCTGTTATTAGCTCCCTCTATCAATTTTGCCAACAATCTCAACACAAAGACAAAGGTCATGCGGATTGCCCATCTGACCGATATCCATCTAAAAGATCATTTTGATGCCCCAAAAAAGTTTGTTAAATGTCTGCACCATGTACAACAACAGCATCCAAAACCAGATCTGATTCTTAACGGGGGTGATATTGTATACGACATGAATAAAGAACAGCTGTCCACAATCAATGGGCAGTGGAAATTAGTGAAGGAAATCATGGCGCAGGAATGTAATATTCCAGTGCAATATTGTTTAGGTAATCACGATATCTGGTGGAATGAAGACAATAAGGGGCAGGCTATTTATGGCAAACAATACTCCATGGATCAGCTGAAGCTTTCCAGCCCTTATCATAGTTTTATTAAAAATGGCTGGAAATTTATTATTCTGGACAGCGTACATCTGGATATTGATGGCACCTGGTATATTGGTAAACTCGGAGAAGTACAGTTTACGTGGCTGGAAAATGAACTGAAAAACACGCCTGCTGATGTCCCTGTTCTGGTGATGTCACATATCCCTATCCTAACGGCCACACTCATGGTTGAAGACAACATTGTCAATAAATGGGAGATGCTGGGCGGTGATATGCATACAGATACTGCAAAAATAATAAACTTGTTTTATCAGCACCCCAATGTAAAGCTATGTCTCAGCGGACACATTCACCTGCGTGATAAAGTTGTTTATAATGGAGTAACCTATATATGTAACGGAGCGGTAAGTGGTGCTTGGTGGGAAGGTAATAAACGGGAAACCGCACCCGGATATGGCTTAATAGATCTGTATTCGGACGGAAGTTTTGATGAACATTATATAAACTATTAA
- a CDS encoding RagB/SusD family nutrient uptake outer membrane protein: MKRIIYLALAAITLITACKKSLDLEPLSQISPNNSFNSENELKLYVTSFYDNMLPNADNEDKAFTSLYTENSDNIVLNGLDKKITGNRLVPVAGGGWNWTNLRNVNYFLQNYQRGGVSPAIAIKYAAVAKFFRAYFYANMVAAYGDVPWYSKPIETNDNEALTKARDPRTLVMDSVLNDIDFAIANLPAGQSASEVTKWTALALKSRLCLFEGTFRKYHTEFSLPDANRFLQASADAAEQLIDKGPYNVYTSSPDKAYADLFHALVVNPTEVILARQYSTSLQINHNVNYYTVSPSFGKPGLEKKLVNSYLMKDGSRFTDKPGYNIYGFFDETKDRDPRLAQTIRTPGYKRVDGTTVLAPSYSGTVTGYQLTKFVTSAVNDANSKSPNPLPIFRYAEVLLNFAEAKAELGTLTQGDLDKSVKKLRDRVNMPGINLMLSNSNPDPYLAAQYTHVSSANKGVILELRRERRIELVMEGFRWNDLIRWKEGHLLTEQFKGAYFPGTGNYDLDGDGKTDLVIYTGNQPVVPDAQFLKLDVDISLENGSAGGNIVVNPNTPKTFREERDYLFPLPSQDLLLNPNLKQNPNW; encoded by the coding sequence ATGAAAAGAATTATATATCTGGCACTGGCAGCCATCACACTGATTACGGCCTGTAAAAAATCACTTGACCTGGAACCACTTTCCCAGATCTCCCCTAACAATAGTTTCAATTCAGAAAATGAACTTAAACTCTATGTCACTTCATTTTATGATAATATGTTACCTAACGCAGACAATGAAGATAAAGCCTTCACAAGTCTGTATACCGAAAATAGTGATAATATTGTACTCAATGGACTAGACAAAAAGATAACAGGTAACCGCTTGGTTCCTGTAGCTGGTGGTGGCTGGAACTGGACAAACCTGAGAAATGTCAACTACTTTCTGCAAAATTATCAGCGTGGTGGAGTGAGCCCCGCTATCGCTATTAAATATGCTGCTGTTGCTAAATTTTTCAGAGCGTATTTTTACGCTAATATGGTAGCAGCTTATGGCGATGTGCCCTGGTATTCCAAACCAATTGAAACGAATGATAACGAAGCACTTACTAAAGCCAGAGATCCACGTACACTGGTCATGGATTCAGTACTGAATGATATCGACTTTGCGATTGCTAATTTGCCAGCTGGGCAATCAGCTTCGGAAGTGACTAAATGGACTGCACTAGCCTTAAAATCAAGGTTATGTCTGTTTGAAGGTACCTTTAGAAAATATCATACAGAATTTAGCCTGCCAGATGCCAATCGCTTTTTACAGGCCTCGGCAGATGCAGCAGAACAGCTGATTGATAAAGGGCCATATAATGTTTATACCAGCAGCCCGGATAAAGCTTATGCTGATCTTTTTCATGCCCTGGTTGTCAACCCAACAGAAGTAATTCTGGCCAGACAATATAGTACCAGTCTTCAGATCAACCATAACGTAAATTATTACACTGTATCCCCTTCTTTTGGTAAGCCAGGATTAGAAAAAAAACTGGTCAACAGTTACCTCATGAAAGACGGCTCCCGTTTTACAGACAAGCCAGGATACAATATTTATGGTTTCTTTGACGAAACCAAGGACAGAGATCCACGCCTTGCACAAACCATCAGGACGCCTGGTTATAAAAGAGTAGATGGTACGACAGTACTCGCTCCTTCTTACAGCGGTACGGTTACTGGTTACCAGCTTACAAAATTTGTTACTTCGGCCGTTAATGATGCGAACAGTAAATCACCTAACCCTCTCCCTATTTTTCGTTACGCAGAAGTGTTGCTCAATTTTGCTGAAGCGAAAGCGGAACTCGGTACTTTAACACAGGGAGATCTCGATAAATCCGTTAAAAAACTAAGAGACCGTGTAAATATGCCCGGTATTAACCTGATGCTTTCCAATAGTAATCCTGATCCCTATCTTGCGGCACAGTATACACATGTAAGCAGTGCAAATAAAGGGGTCATTCTGGAATTGCGAAGAGAACGCCGGATCGAACTGGTAATGGAAGGGTTCAGGTGGAATGACCTGATCCGCTGGAAGGAAGGTCATTTACTCACAGAACAATTTAAAGGTGCATACTTTCCTGGAACAGGCAATTATGATCTCGATGGCGATGGTAAAACAGATCTGGTAATTTATACCGGGAATCAGCCAGTAGTGCCTGATGCACAATTTCTGAAGCTGGATGTTGATATTTCTCTGGAGAATGGATCTGCCGGTGGTAATATCGTGGTTAACCCCAACACACCAAAGACATTCAGAGAGGAAAGAGATTATCTTTTTCCTTTGCCAAGTCAGGATCTGCTGCTAAATCCTAATTTAAAACAAAATCCAAACTGGTAA
- a CDS encoding SusC/RagA family TonB-linked outer membrane protein, giving the protein MKLKLNNVIIQAMRFTFVLLTILCTISLLFPSFAGNGQVLNKRISVSIKHATIETAIRNLEYQSKVNFAYDRHLLDNYSISDFNFSNETLGNILKKLFESKPMRFREVNGIIVINALSKEEIKLQEPGRLYGKIADEKGLPLPGATLKIAELGKSVQTDEKGNYKISAPAGTYTIEASYISYENQQLKNIQLKAGETTTMDIKLSPAKNGLNEVVVVGYGTQKKVNLTGAVSQVDAKVFEDRPVAGIAQALQGAIPNLNITFGDGQPGSPGKFNVRGFASITNVSGSPLILIDGIPGDVNMINPHDVENVTVLKDAASAAIYGARAAFGVILITTKKAAEGKISVNYGSNFSLQKVTTKTDFITDGYTQMRLVDEAFSRNVGNSYSGYNADDYAQLKLRQTDKTLPSVVVQNRNGQDQYSYYGNTDWWNFLFKKDAPAMEHYINVTGGDKKVDFLLSGRYYQQKGLFQSYLREDVYNAYNFRAKINAHLSKWLTVFSNTQFAATDYTYPGNGYKSDGPGFYNHAMAAYVPQNPDGTFTYRTNLNNYGANEYANFQNKKSFGGTKNYDLTNTIGFNANIVPGLIFTGNYAYQLRPSSNFQRQAVIPWSINPGIIKYEGNDKYKEGTDMDQHHSVNLYATYEKKIKENNFKVTAGYNYELQKYKTNTALRFDLLSKDLNQIDLGTGAQQATGSASEWALLGYFGRINYDYKGKYLLELNGRYDGTSRFPEKSRFGFFPSISGGWRISEESFFEALKPAVSEFKLRASYGTLGNQDVGTGSNNLYPYIPVMNSTLSKWVVNGNQTQTLSSPNPIVPDFTWEKSTSLNFGADMAFFNNRLQTSLDIYRRKTTDMLINGKTLPSVYGADSPKQNAGDLLTKGWDISVSWKDSGTLMGKPFGYNFGVVLSDYTAKITKFDNPNNLLSNFYVGQELGEIWGYSIDGYFKSDQEAQNWKINQDYVDGQRTGSPGEWSKLHAGDLKFKDLNGDGVINDGKNTLQDHGDLRKIGNSLPRYSFGINAGFNWSNFDLSVSLQGIGKQDWYPNTEAGMFWGTFGRPYSSFIPKDFESKLWSPENPDSYFPINRGYAAYDGGELYYNNDKYLQNIAYLRLKNLTVGYNLPASIIKKWKIEKLRFFFTGQNMLTLTKLKTKYIDPEQLTPDGTDKGGRAYPFMKTYTLGLNVTF; this is encoded by the coding sequence ATGAAATTAAAACTTAACAATGTCATAATTCAAGCGATGAGATTCACTTTTGTCTTGTTAACTATTCTTTGTACCATTTCATTGCTATTTCCGTCATTTGCCGGAAACGGTCAGGTCCTGAATAAAAGAATATCGGTCAGCATCAAGCATGCAACCATAGAAACCGCGATCAGAAATCTGGAGTACCAGAGCAAAGTGAATTTTGCCTATGACCGCCATCTGCTGGACAATTACTCCATCAGCGATTTTAACTTTTCAAACGAAACACTTGGAAACATCTTAAAAAAACTATTCGAATCCAAACCAATGCGCTTCAGGGAAGTGAACGGAATCATCGTTATTAATGCCCTGAGTAAAGAAGAAATTAAACTTCAGGAACCAGGCAGGCTCTATGGGAAGATTGCAGATGAAAAAGGTCTGCCCCTGCCTGGTGCAACCCTTAAAATCGCCGAACTTGGCAAATCTGTGCAGACCGATGAAAAAGGTAACTACAAGATTTCTGCCCCAGCTGGAACTTATACTATTGAGGCAAGTTATATTTCCTATGAAAATCAGCAGCTTAAAAACATCCAGCTTAAAGCCGGCGAGACTACAACCATGGATATTAAACTATCCCCCGCAAAAAACGGGCTGAATGAAGTTGTGGTAGTTGGTTATGGCACACAGAAAAAAGTAAACCTTACCGGTGCTGTAAGCCAGGTAGATGCTAAAGTCTTTGAAGATCGTCCGGTTGCCGGAATTGCCCAGGCCTTGCAAGGTGCTATTCCAAACCTGAATATTACTTTCGGTGATGGTCAGCCCGGCAGTCCCGGTAAATTTAACGTGCGGGGTTTCGCGTCTATTACCAACGTAAGCGGCTCTCCACTGATCCTGATTGACGGAATTCCAGGTGATGTCAACATGATTAACCCCCATGACGTAGAAAATGTAACTGTATTAAAAGATGCGGCTTCCGCAGCTATTTATGGTGCTAGAGCAGCCTTTGGTGTAATCCTGATTACCACTAAGAAAGCCGCCGAGGGAAAAATAAGCGTAAACTACGGCAGTAACTTTAGCTTACAAAAGGTAACCACAAAAACAGATTTTATTACCGATGGCTATACTCAAATGAGATTGGTAGATGAAGCTTTCTCCCGGAATGTGGGAAATAGCTACAGCGGTTACAATGCTGATGATTATGCGCAGCTTAAACTCAGACAAACCGATAAAACCTTACCATCGGTAGTGGTACAAAACAGAAATGGACAAGACCAGTATTCCTATTACGGAAACACAGACTGGTGGAATTTTCTGTTTAAAAAAGATGCACCTGCCATGGAACATTACATAAATGTTACCGGCGGAGATAAAAAGGTAGACTTTCTCTTATCAGGCAGATACTACCAGCAAAAAGGTCTTTTCCAATCCTATTTGCGCGAAGACGTTTACAATGCTTACAATTTCAGGGCGAAGATTAATGCACATCTTTCTAAATGGCTGACTGTTTTTTCCAATACACAATTTGCCGCCACTGACTATACTTATCCAGGTAACGGATATAAATCGGATGGCCCGGGTTTCTATAACCACGCGATGGCAGCCTATGTACCTCAAAATCCGGACGGCACATTTACCTATCGTACAAACCTTAACAATTATGGAGCAAACGAATACGCAAATTTTCAAAACAAAAAGTCTTTTGGAGGTACTAAAAACTATGATTTAACGAATACTATTGGCTTTAACGCCAATATAGTACCGGGATTAATTTTCACCGGAAATTATGCTTATCAGCTTCGTCCCTCTTCAAATTTCCAGCGTCAGGCAGTAATCCCCTGGTCTATAAATCCAGGTATCATTAAATATGAAGGAAATGATAAGTACAAAGAAGGAACTGATATGGACCAGCACCATTCTGTCAATTTGTACGCGACGTATGAAAAGAAAATCAAAGAAAATAACTTTAAAGTCACTGCGGGATATAATTATGAGTTGCAGAAATATAAAACCAACACTGCACTTCGTTTCGACCTCTTATCTAAAGACCTGAACCAGATCGATTTAGGTACAGGAGCGCAACAAGCTACAGGTAGTGCGAGTGAATGGGCGTTATTAGGTTATTTCGGCAGGATCAATTACGACTATAAAGGAAAATACCTGCTTGAATTAAATGGCAGATACGATGGTACATCGCGTTTTCCGGAAAAAAGCAGGTTTGGATTCTTCCCTTCAATATCCGGCGGATGGAGAATCAGTGAAGAATCTTTTTTCGAAGCACTAAAGCCTGCTGTATCAGAATTTAAACTGAGAGCCTCCTATGGTACTTTAGGAAATCAGGATGTAGGAACCGGCAGTAATAACCTCTATCCCTATATTCCGGTTATGAATTCAACCCTATCCAAATGGGTAGTTAATGGAAATCAGACGCAAACATTAAGTTCTCCTAATCCCATTGTACCAGATTTTACCTGGGAAAAATCTACATCGCTCAATTTCGGTGCAGATATGGCTTTCTTTAATAACCGCCTGCAAACCTCTTTAGATATCTACAGACGTAAAACGACCGATATGCTGATCAATGGAAAAACACTTCCATCTGTTTATGGTGCTGATTCGCCAAAGCAGAATGCCGGGGATCTGCTCACTAAAGGCTGGGACATCAGTGTAAGCTGGAAAGACAGCGGCACTTTAATGGGTAAACCTTTTGGCTATAACTTTGGTGTGGTACTTTCAGATTATACCGCAAAGATTACCAAGTTTGACAACCCGAACAACTTGCTCAGCAATTTTTATGTAGGACAAGAACTTGGAGAAATCTGGGGATACAGCATAGACGGTTATTTCAAATCTGATCAGGAGGCACAAAACTGGAAAATAAACCAGGACTATGTAGACGGACAGCGCACCGGATCACCCGGAGAATGGAGTAAACTGCATGCTGGTGATCTGAAGTTTAAAGATCTCAATGGAGATGGCGTGATCAATGATGGTAAAAACACGTTACAGGATCATGGCGACCTTCGCAAGATCGGAAATTCGCTGCCAAGATATTCCTTCGGTATTAATGCAGGCTTTAACTGGAGCAATTTTGACCTGTCTGTTTCCCTGCAAGGTATCGGTAAGCAAGATTGGTACCCGAATACAGAAGCTGGTATGTTCTGGGGGACTTTTGGAAGACCTTATTCTTCTTTCATCCCTAAAGATTTCGAAAGTAAACTCTGGAGCCCTGAAAATCCTGACTCTTATTTCCCTATTAACCGTGGATATGCTGCCTATGACGGAGGTGAGCTGTATTATAACAACGACAAATACTTACAGAACATAGCTTACCTGCGTTTAAAAAATCTGACTGTAGGTTATAACCTGCCCGCTTCGATTATTAAAAAGTGGAAAATAGAAAAGCTCAGATTCTTCTTCACCGGGCAGAATATGCTTACGCTGACCAAGCTTAAAACAAAATATATCGACCCTGAACAACTTACACCAGATGGGACAGATAAAGGCGGAAGGGCTTATCCCTTCATGAAAACTTATACCCTTGGATTGAACGTCACCTTTTAA
- a CDS encoding FecR family protein encodes MSSTRNRQLLKDYLQHKNSGPEKEIVDNWYQQLDDADPISMDARKEAQVKEQIWASIAPGIKTHKEAIKIRLSWLRAAAILTTIGSLALLFWKTPVPGKSTKNNCPGGCFTTVSTQTGERKNVTLPDGTNLMLNSVSTIRISPDFPAKRIVQLIDGEVFFDVKHDPKHPFIIKSGRLTTQVLGTAFNIRAYSQLGKMTIGVLRGKVGVRVDNQPSHFLIKGQQMAYQRNDQTIQLTPLDEQNMAWQKGNLVLNNASFEEMSILMAKNFGIQVYTNNQNLKTKHFTTTISTSAPALKAMEIVAAIHQLKIKKRRNDIEIY; translated from the coding sequence ATGAGCAGTACCAGGAACAGGCAATTGTTAAAAGATTACCTGCAACATAAAAATTCAGGACCCGAAAAAGAAATAGTAGACAACTGGTATCAGCAATTGGATGATGCAGACCCCATTTCAATGGATGCCAGAAAGGAAGCACAGGTTAAAGAACAAATCTGGGCTTCGATAGCACCCGGAATAAAAACACATAAAGAGGCTATAAAAATCCGTCTGAGCTGGCTAAGAGCTGCTGCAATTTTGACCACTATCGGATCATTAGCCTTGTTGTTCTGGAAAACACCGGTTCCGGGGAAATCCACTAAAAACAACTGTCCTGGAGGTTGCTTCACTACAGTTTCTACCCAAACCGGCGAAAGAAAAAACGTTACCCTGCCCGATGGAACAAACCTGATGCTGAACAGCGTTTCTACCATCCGTATATCACCAGACTTCCCCGCTAAACGGATTGTCCAGCTGATTGACGGAGAAGTTTTCTTTGATGTAAAACACGACCCTAAACATCCTTTTATCATTAAAAGCGGACGTTTAACCACCCAGGTACTTGGCACTGCGTTTAATATCCGTGCCTATAGCCAGCTTGGAAAAATGACTATTGGCGTACTCCGGGGTAAAGTTGGTGTACGGGTAGACAACCAGCCCAGTCATTTTTTAATAAAAGGACAACAAATGGCCTATCAGCGCAATGATCAAACCATACAGCTCACACCGCTTGATGAACAAAATATGGCCTGGCAAAAAGGTAATCTGGTCTTAAATAATGCCTCTTTCGAAGAGATGTCAATCCTGATGGCTAAAAACTTTGGTATCCAGGTTTACACCAATAATCAAAATCTCAAAACAAAACATTTCACAACAACCATAAGCACCTCTGCTCCTGCGCTGAAAGCCATGGAGATTGTTGCGGCAATACATCAGTTAAAAATTAAAAAAAGGAGGAACGACATAGAAATCTACTAA